CAACTCCGATGAttctctagggggaaaaaaaattcaagctgtGGAAGCAATTGATTCTgacaggggaggggaaaaaacggTGCGGGAAAAAGGTGGCATTACATCATGGGAATATTGTTGTCTGTATGAATATAtgcacacaattaaaaaaaagaaaactagatgcCCTAAAGaacaaaatctaaaacaaaactgtGTGTACTACTTTAAGGGGTGGTTTTGTGCTGTATgaattatagttcaataaagcttcaggaattccctggtggcgcagtggttaagaatccgcctgccgatgcaggggacatggatttgagccctggtcccggaaaatcccacatgccacggaacaactaagcccgtgtcccacaactactgagcctgtgctctagagcccgtgagccacaactactgaggcccacatgccacaactactgagcccacgagccacaaatactgagcccgcgtgccacaactacggaggcccacgcgcctagagcccgtgctctgcaacaatagaagccaccgcaatgagaagcccgcacacctcaacaaagagtagccaccgcttgacgcaactagaaaaagcccgcgcgcagcaacgaagacccaacccagccaaaaacaaataaataaatttttttttaaaagcttcagattttaaaactctgaaacaAGAAAGGCACCTGGACATCCCTAGGTCACAACAGGATCTGCTCCAGTATTCTGTCTAACCTGAAAGGTATCAAGCACCTACAAGAACGCGCCTTTCTTCAAAACTCCACCCAGAAGGACATTCGGCCAAATCAGATTTGATTAGGTTGAAAGCATCACCAAGGTGCCAGCAGAGACTCATCCTTTACAGCAGCTGTTTAGGGCACAAACGAGGTTGGAAAGCCGCAGGTCCTTCAATAATACTTCGAAATTCAGATGTTTTGGGGGGAGCTCAACTCAAAACAAACGGTCCCGATGGAACTGGGGAACCCCGGAAGCCCAGCGAGGCTGGCCTAAGGGACTTACATTGGGTCGTCATCTGGCTCCCAGCCTTCCAACTCCTTGAAGCAGAAGAAACACTGAGCCAAGTCGGGCTCGTTCTCAGTGGGACAATGGATGAAGCCGGCCGCGGCCATCTGCAAAGGAGAGCTCGGCTCAGGCCCCAGAGCGGAGGGATTTCCCCGAGATCCGGGAGGCCACAGAGGGGCTAGAGCCCGCGGAAGGGGTCGCCCCAGGGGCCCGGGAGCCCACAGAGGGACCGGAGCGCGCGGGAGGGGTCGTCCCGGGGGCCCACAGAGGGGCCGGGGCCCGCGGGAGGGGTCGCCCCAGGGCCGGCGGCGGGGCTCTGGGAGCGGGGCGGGCCTGGGGGCTCCGGGAGGCCGCGCGGACTCACTCGCTCCGGGGTGCAGGCGCAGCCCTCCAAGAAGGGCCAGTTCTTAAATGTGGAGACGCGGTGGTCCTTGAGGTAGAGCTGCCAGGCCGGGGGCAACGACGGGGTACTCATCCCGCCGCCGCCGAGCGGTGCCGCGATTCAAATCCGGCGGTTGTCGGCCGCCGCGGGGCATGTCGGGAACGCGCCGCCCGCGGCCTTCTGGGAAATGGGAAGCTGGGAGGCGCGGGGTGTGCTGGGAGTTGTAGTCCTCCCTCCACATGTCTCTGCTTCTGCTCACCAGGCACCGACCCAACCCCGCCCCGCGCTTACTCCCATCCCAGCTACTTGCAAACAGTGGTAGGAAGAGGAGTGGAGAATGGGCCGAAGTCCCCGTGATAGTTTCAAGGAGTGGCACCTGCCGAGCACAAATGGATTAAGCTCTTTCAGCGTGCAAACTCTTATTGTTTTTGTGGGTACCCCACTCCTGGAACCTCCTAGNNNNNNNNNNNNNNNNNNNNNNNNNNNNNNNNNNNNNNNNNNNNNNNNNNNNNNNNNNNNNNNNNNNNNNNNNNNNNNNNNNNNNNNNNNNNNNNNNNNNNNNNNNNNNNNNNNNNNNNNNNNNNNNNNNNNNNNNNNNNNNNNNNNNNNNNNNNNNNNNNNNNNNNNNNNNNNNNNNNNNNNNNNNNNNNNNNNNNNNNNNNNNNNNNNNNNNNNNNNNNNNNNNNNNNNNNNNNNNNNNNNNNNNNNNNNNNNNNNNNNNNNNNNNNNNNNNNNNNNNNNNNNNNNNNNNNNNNNNNNNNNNNNNNNNNNNNNNNNNNNNNNNNNNNNNNNNNNNNNNNNNNNNNNNNNNNNNNNNNNNNNNNNNNNNNNNNNNNNNNNNNNNNNNNNNNNNNNNNNNNNNNNNNNNNNNNNNNNNNNNNNNNNNNNNNNNNNNNNNNNNNNNNNNNNNNNNNNNNNNNNNNNNNNNNNNNNNNNNNNNNNNNNNNNNNNNNNNNNNNCACAAGTGAGAaactgggaaggaaaaggaagaaagaagaaacagcgGCGGGGAGAGTGATGTCGGGGCCCTGGGGGCAAGGTTGGGGCCCTGGGGATGAGGTCAGAGCCCACCAAGTGTTCAGGGGAGACCCTCTGTCACTGACAGGTGCCCCTGTGCAGCCAGCCCAGACCCAGGGAGGACAGGACCAGGTGAAAGGCCATTCCTGTCTGGGGAAATGCCAGCCCAAGTGACTCTGACCTACGGGGCAGTGACTTGTTTTCAAGGTGATGGGAGGCCCAGTAACTGCCTCGTCCCAGCGGGGGTCTTTGCAGACGGGCAGCCTGGCTGCCTCTAGCTTACATCTTCTCCCAGCGGGGGTCTTTGCAGACGGGCAGCCTGGCTGCCTCTAGCTTACATCTTCGATTAACACAAGATATGCATCTTAACGTAATTCGTTTGGCAGCCCTTTCCACAGCCCAGGTCCGGGGGTAGGTGTGGAGGGGCCGGGGGTTTGAGCCACCaggcgcccgcccgcccgcccgcgagGTGGGAGCCCGAGGCACTCACGTTGCTTAGCTGCTCCTTGAGGAGGCAGATGACCTTCCGCTGGCCCTTCACCACCTGGATGTTGAGGTAGATCACGGCCCTGCGGGAGATGGCCGCTCAGGCTGGGCCCCCCGCCGCGCAGGAGCCCCGGGGGAGGGAGACCAGGGCCCCCACCCGGGCCTGTCCCGCACTCACAGCAGCAGGGCCGACGCCAAGTAGATGGGGAAGGAACTTTCCACCAGGTACCGGTGGATCCAGGGCAGCCAGGAGACCCTGGGGCCCGCCTCCTCCAGGCGGCGCACCCACACCTTGCCCGCCTCATACATGGTGTCCAGGGTCCGGAAGGGGCCGCAGATGCTCGAGGGCTTCACCCTGGGGGAAGAGGGCGGGCGGCCTGACCCCTCAGCCCGGACAGAGGCCACCTCCACACCCCCCAAACCGCGGCCACCAGCCACAGCGGCCCCAGGGGGCAGCTCCCCATCCCGCCCCCGGAGGCCGAGGGCCCACTCACTGCCAGATGACGTAGCAGAGGAAGACGGCAGCGCCCAGAAAGCAGGGGAAGCAGAGCAGTGAGATGAAGACGGTGCTCATGTGCGAGGCCTTCCAGGGCCTGCGGGGCGCCTGGCAGTTGGCCATCAGGCTCGTCTGGGGACAAAGGTTGCGCTCTGCCaccgccctgccccccaccctgccccaggcccGGTGGGGCCTCCAAGAGGGAAGAGGGGCAAGGCCGGCAGTGGGCTGGCGGTGTTCTGCTTGCAGGGGGAGCCCGAGCCGAGCCCCCAGGACAGCCCCGCAGACAAGCAGACACTCAGGATCGGAGGCCACAGGCTGGAAAGGGCCAGCGGGGCTACCTCCCGGTCTACggaggggagactgaggctcacgGGGGGCAGGCTGGCCAGGTCACCTGCACGTGAAAGGGTTGATACTAAAAGCCACCTCCACTGACTGAAGGTCTCCACCGTGCCCGACGCTTTATAAACGTCATCTCCGGCAGCGCCCCCCAGAGCAGCATCCACGTTGTACAGGGGAGGAAACACAGGACCAGAGAGAAGGACCTGGTTCTGAGCACCTCCCAGCCCCCCGGCCCTAAGCCCTGGCCCGTGCACACGGGCACCTGGCAATGACCACGGACCCTGACGGGATGCTGCCCAGCCTGCCAAAGGCGGTGATGC
This region of Physeter macrocephalus isolate SW-GA chromosome 14, ASM283717v5, whole genome shotgun sequence genomic DNA includes:
- the BIRC5 gene encoding baculoviral IAP repeat-containing protein 5; this translates as MSTPSLPPAWQLYLKDHRVSTFKNWPFLEGCACTPERMAAAGFIHCPTENEPDLAQCFFCFKELEGWEPDDDPIEEHKKHSSGCAFLSVKKQFEELTLSEFLKLDKERAKNKIAKETSNKQKEFEETAKKVRCAIEQLAASE